The proteins below come from a single Ictidomys tridecemlineatus isolate mIctTri1 chromosome 8, mIctTri1.hap1, whole genome shotgun sequence genomic window:
- the LOC120889211 gene encoding uncharacterized protein LOC120889211 encodes MVSVSCRCCDKGPQIRRLKASGTHIPVCWRQEWGQAVVGIRSTHPCVLEAGEGSGCGGHQEHTSLCAGGRSGGRLWWASGTHIPVCWRQERGQAVVGIRSTHPCVLEAGEGSGCGGHQEHTSLCAGGRRGVRLWWASGTHIPVCWRQERGQAVVGIRSTHPCVLEAGEGSGCGGHQEHTSLCAGGRRGVRLWWASGAHIPVCWRQERGQAVVGIRSTHPCGLEAGEGSGCGGHQEHTSLCAGGRRGVRLWWASGAHIPVCWRQEWGQAVVGIRNTHPCVLEAGVGSGCGWACSLQGPQEDAPPSWGFLILLASLIPGPSLLCLFLPDRDAVALDKRPPWVSALTLSDHVLEGPVLKSWDGLLVLGQESAGGRLEGKGPF; translated from the coding sequence ATGGTATCAGTCTCCTGTCGCTGCTGTGACAAAGGACCCCAAATCAGGCGGCTTAAAGCATCAGGAACACACATCCCTGTGTGCTGGAGGCAGGAGTGGGGTCAGGCTGTGGTGGGCATCAGGAGCACACATCCCTGTGTGCTGGAGGCAGGAGAGGGGTCAGGCTGTGGTGGGCATCAGGAACACACATCCCTGTGTGCTGGAGGCAGGAGTGGGGGCAGGCTGTGGTGGGCATCAGGAACACACATCCCTGTGTGCTGGAGGCAGGAGAGGGGTCAGGCTGTGGTGGGCATCAGGAGCACACATCCCTGTGTGCTGGAGGCAGGAGAGGGGTCAGGCTGTGGTGGGCATCAGGAGCACACATCCCTGTGTGCTGGAGGCAGGAGAGGGGTCAGGCTGTGGTGGGCATCAGGAACACACATCCCTGTGTGCTGGAGGCAGGAGAGGGGTCAGGCTGTGGTGGGCATCAGGAGCACACATCCCTGTGTGCTGGAGGCAGGAGAGGGGTCAGGCTGTGGTGGGCATCAGGAGCACACATCCCTGTGTGCTGGAGGCAGGAGAGGGGTCAGGCTGTGGTGGGCATCAGGAGCACACATCCCTGTGTGCTGGAGGCAGGAGAGGGGTCAGGCTGTGGTGGGCATCAGGAGCACACATCCCTGTGggctggaggcaggagagggGTCAGGCTGTGGTGGGCATCAGGAGCACACATCCCTGTGTGCTGGAGGCAGGAGAGGGGTCAGGCTGTGGTGGGCATCAGGAGCACACATCCCTGTGTGCTGGAGGCAGGAGTGGGGGCAGGCTGTGGTGGGCATCAGGAACACACATCCCTGTGTGCTGGAGGCAGGAGTGGGGTCAGGCTGTGGTTGGGCGTGCTCTCTGCAGGGCCCTCAGGAGGACGCTCCTCCCTCCTGGGGTTTCTTGATCCTACTCGCCTCCCTCATCCCAGGGCCGAGCCTTCTGTGTCTCTTTCTCCCCGACAGGGATGCTGTCGCATTGGACAAAAGGCCACCCTGGGTCAGTGCCCTCACCCTAAGTGATCACGTCCTGGAAGGGCCTGTTCTGAAGTCCTGGGATGGTTTGCTGGTACTGGGTCAAGAGTCGGCGGGGGGCCGGCTAGAGGGGAAAGGCCCATTTTGA